The Camelus dromedarius isolate mCamDro1 chromosome 17, mCamDro1.pat, whole genome shotgun sequence DNA window CACCGTGTGCTACAAGCCCTTGCGGGGGTGCTGGCTGTCGGGATGAAGATGGGCAGCCCCGCTGTGGGGGCCTCAGCTGCAGTGGGGCAGCAGCCATGGCGGACCTGGCCCTGGGCCGGGCCCGCCACACACAGGCAGAGCTGCAGCGGGCACTGGCAGAAGGTGGTGGCATCCTCAGCCAGGTAGCTGAGACCCGTCGGCAGGCAGGCGAAGCACAGCAGCGGGCCCAGGCAGCCCTGGACAAGGCTAATGCTTCCAGGGGACAGGCGGAACAGGCCAACCAGGAACTGCGGGAACTTATCCAGAGTGTGAAGGACTTCCTCAGCCGTGAGCCTCCCTTGTGGCCCAGGCCATGTGGTGTTTCCCCTGTGTCTGTGTTCATATGTGGGTCAGGGCCTGCATTGTACCTGTGTTTATGGTCACAAATGGGCAAGAGCTCATGTCTGGACCCTGAGCCCTTGTCCATATGTGGTCCAGAAGTCGACAGCCCTGAATTTATGTCCCATGTTTAGTCCCTGTCATTGTGGTTATGTCCTTATGCCTGTTAGCAATCCCTACCCCATGTGTGGTCCCTGAGTACATACCCCAAGATTGTGTCCCCATGCCTGTGCTGGGGAATCTGTGTCCCTAAGCTCTTACCTATGTTCCCATAGAGGAGGGGGCTGATCCTGATAGCATTGAGATGGTGGCCACACGGGTGCTAGAGCTCTCCATCCCAGCATCACCTGAGCAGATCCAGCACCTGGCGGGTGAGATTGCAGAGCGGGTCCGGAGCTTGGCAGATGTGGACACCATTCTGGCGCGTACTGTGGGAGACGTCCGTCAGGCAGAGCAGCTACTGAAGGATGCACGGCGGGCACGGTGTGACCCCGACCTTAGACCCCATTCTTGACACTTCCTGATACTTGCAGGCCctgatttcctttcttcctcaggaGCCGGGCTGAGGGTGAGAAACAGAAGGCAGAGACAGTACAGGAGGCACTGGAGGAGGCCCAGCGGGCACAAGGTGCTGCTCAGGGTGCAATCCAGGGGGCAGTGGTTGACACACAGGACACAGAGCAGACCCTGCACCAGGTATGGTCTCTCTGGGACATCAGTGGGGCAAGGTTATGGGTGTGCCGCATAGACCTTTTTAACCCTGGGCCCATTCATGGCAGGTGCAGGAGAGGATGGCAGGTGCAGAGCAGGCACTGAGCTCTGCAGGCGAGCGGGCTCAGCAATTGGATGGTCTCCTGGAAGCTCTTAAGTTGAAACGAGCAGGGAATAGCCTGGCAGCCTCTAGTGCTGAAGAAACAGCAGGCAGTGCCCAGGGTCGTGCCAGGGAAGCTGAACAGGTGGGTTGTGGCAGAGCCAGTTGGAAGAGGGTAGGGGTAGAGGCTCGGCTTCTACTGGGCCACCACCCTGACCCTGCCCTTTATATCTGCAGCTGCTGCAGGGCCCACTAAGTGACCAGTACCAGACAGTGAAGGCCCTGGCTGAGCGCAAGGCCCAGGGTGTGCTGGCTGCGCAGGCACGGGCAGAGCAACTGCGGGATGAGGCTCGGAGCTTGCTGCAAGCTGCTCAAGACAAGCTACAGCGGCTGCAAGgtgaggatgggggtgggtgggctccAGAGATGTGGGCCTCAGGGAGTAGGCCCCTTCAGCTGAGATCTGTCTCTCCTAGAGCTGGAAGGCACTTATGAGGAGAACGAGCGGGCTTTGGAGGGCAAAGCGGCTCAACTAGACGGGCTGGAGGCCAGGATGCGCAGCGTGCTTCAGGCCATCAACTTGCAGGTCCAGATCTACAACACCTGCCAGTGACCCTTGTCCGAGGACTACCCCAGACCTCAGTCCCCAGTCTCTCCCTGCACGCATTACTGCCTGTGCATGGAACAGTCCCCAGCCTGGCAAGGCCCCCAATAAACCGGTGTGAATCCCTACTGTGTGGTCTGGACTCTGATTTGGAGAGGGCGGGGTCTCTGGGCGGAACCTCGGGGCTGCCATCAGCCTGGGCCCCCGGCAACGCCGAGGCACCGGAGCCCCGCCTCCTCCGTTCGGCCCGCCCCGGAGCTGCCCGTCGCCGCGTGCCCGCTCCCGCAGGAAGTGCGTCACGGGCTCTGCGTTCAGCCTCCCGCGGCCACTAGAAGTCGAAACAAAACAAGCAGCTGAGGCGGTGGCGGCGGTGCCGGGACGGGGGAGGGGCGCGCCGGAACCGGAACCGACTTGACGCCGGAACCGGAACCGAGAGCGGGTTGCCAGGGCCCGAAGAGGGctggcggctgcggcggcggcggcctcgCTCGGTGAGTTGGGCGGGCCGCTGCTCGCCTGTCTCGCCAGAGCCGGGAGGCCGCGACGCGGGCCCGGGGTGGCCTGTTCAAGGTCACGGGCCGTGCCAGCCTCCATCCCTCGAGCCCTGCGGCGTGCCGGGCCCACTGATGCAGGCGGGGCCGTTGCGCTACTCCCGTGGCCGTCCTCCCGCTTCGGAGAGTGCTGGCGGCGAGCGAGGgcggcttcctggaggaggtggtggcgggCCCAGGGTTcggaggctggagctggggcgCAGCCCGGCTGGGGCGCTGGTCAGTCGTCAGTAACCCCGCGCCGCCGTATTAGGCCGGCTTGGGTCTCTAGGCAGCCCCTTTCCCTCCTCGATGTCCCAGGAGGTTAGGGGAGGGACGCGACCTTCGACTGGGGCTTGGGTGCAAAGAGGCGGAGGATGTCCACTCCTCATTCTCTTAACCTGTCGTCATTGAAGATCCAGCCCACTAGTCCCACATCTGACCCATAGAAGGATATCTACACCCACCTTTCCCCCCGCCCACACACTCACGTATCCAAACCCTGGGGAACACAGACTAGTAACTATCTGTCCTGCTACTGTCTCAAGCCAGGCTTGAGGCTGCCAGGGGTCGTGATCCATGATTCATCCCCGCCTTTATCTCAGTTTTGATAACTTTATTTTGGATGGAGAAACAGCCCAGAATCCACTGGTGGGTCTGTGGGAAACTGGGCAGAAAGCCTCTTCCCTGGCTCAGCGCTGATGAGTAAGTGGacctgggaaggaaggagataatGTCTGTTTCAGTCTCTAACTGGATGCCCGCCCTGCCTTGGCTCTGGGGCAGGGTTGCTGCTGAAAGGGTAATGTGACATCTGAACACCGTTTTCACCCTAGCTTTTGCAGGCCCCTCTCTGCATGGTACAGCAGCTGGAGAGAGGAATCTCtccagatgcagaaaaagaagaagaagaagaagaaaaaaaaaaaaaaaaaaaccctatgcaGTGGAAAGAAGCAGGTTCAGAGGAGGGTGGGAACTGGCAGGTGGCAGATGGGGTGCCTTAACTTCAGGACCTTGCCTGGGCAGTGGTAGCACCTGGGCTGGGCCTGTTTTCAGCCACAGAGCCTGGTCCTCCTGCTGCTTGGTTGTCTGGCTCCTCCTTTTCTGCCTTCGTCTTCTACCTCCTACGTCTCGGCTGGTGACTAAGCAGCCAGTGAGAGTGAAGGAAAAGTGAGCACCCTGCTCAGAGTGCCAGCCCTGTGGGCTGGAGCCATGGCTCTTCTCCAGACTGATGATGGAGCCTGGTCCCAGGTCATGGCTGCCTTGACCTGGCACCTCCTCAGTGAGGCTACTCTTTTTGTGGGTCTGTATGGCAAGCATCTAGGAGTCTCAGCCAGAATTGGTTGCTGCTACTTGCATTGTTTATTCCACCTTCTGAATAGTCTAAGAGTACTCAGGGGTATACCAGGTGATGGTGGGATATTGCTCTGTAGGGTTAGAAGTGTCCCAGGTTGTCTAGCCCTGGCTGTAACCAAGGAGCAAATTGTTGGTCCTTTGTAGTAATCACTGGTCACCTTCTCGTTAGGCTGTCAGTTCCTTGCTGGAGAATTTGGCCACAAAGAGTTGCCAAGATAGCTGGGCCAGGAAGAAAGCGCCGTAGCCCTGACCCAGACGCCGTTGCCGACCCCGGGGCACTCTGGCTGTCGACCAAGCGGCTCAAGATGTCTGGTGGGGCCAGCGCCACAGGCCCAAGGAGAGGACCCCCAGGACTGGAGGAGGCCACCAGTAAGAAGAAGCAGAAAGATCGAGCAAACCAGGAGAGCAAGGATGGAGATCCTAGGAGAGGTGGTAGTGGCATTCCCAGAGTGCTTGTGgccttctcctcctttcctgtTGAGTATACAGAGTGGGGGTTGGGAGATGACTTTTTTTGCTGTTCCTTCCATCCTGGTCTGATGCTGAGAGGACCTGTGCAGCCTAGGTAGAGCCTCAGCTTTGAGGTTGGGGTACTTGGCTGAAAACCTAAAGATGGTGCTTGGTGGAGTGGCAGGGTCTTGGAGACTGCCTGCCCATCATCGTTTCCCTGTTCTTTCCTTTGTTGTCAGGTTCAGCATCTTCTCCTCGGGAGGAACAAACCAAAGAAGGTGAGTAATGAATAGGCCTTTTGGATGCTGGACTGCTAGAGGAGAGGATGGGGCACTGGGGATAAAGCCCTTATCTAGAACAGCCCATTAGGGCTGGGTGTCTGCTACCTGCTTATCCCCATCAGAATATCACAGAGACCCTCACAGTCTCTTTGGCACTCCTCTACAGAATTGTTACTCGATTGGAGGCAGAGTGCTGATGAGGTAATTGTCAAGCTGCGTGTGGGAGCTGGTCCCCTGCGACTGGAGGAGGTAGATGCTGCTTTCACAGACACGGACTGTGTAGTGCGGCTTCCAGGTATGTCCATCTGCTCCAAGCTTAGCAGTATATTTGATTCCTTTGATATCCCCTACCCTTGCTCACTGCTCCCACTCTGTCACCAGGTGGTCGGCAATGGGGTGGTGTTTTCTATGCTGAGATAGAAAGTTCCTGCACTAAAGTGCAGGCTCGCAAAGGCGGCCTCTTGCAACTGTCACTGCCCAAGAAGGTGCCTCTGCTCACGTGGCCCTCTCTCCTGGTAAGTTCCAGAGCAGGGTAGGGTAGGGATACCCTGTGTAGATGACAGGGCCTAACTGCTGTATCTTTGGCAGAAGAAACCTCTAGGGACCCAGGAGTTGGTGCCAGGGCTGCGGTGCCAGGAGAATGGGCAGGAGCCATCTCCCATTTCCCTGGAGCCAGGCCCTGAGCCCCGCCGGGTTAAGCAGGAGGCTCGGAACCAGAAGCGGGCCCAGGGCCGAGGTGAGGTAGGCGCAGGGGCTGgccctggggcccaggcaggACCCAGTGCCAAGAGGGCTGTGCATCTCCGCAGAGGGCCAGAGGGGGAAGGATCCAGAGATGGCCCTGGGCCCCGGGGCGATGCCCCACCCTTCCTCGCTGAGCCAGCCACCCAGGTGAGAATGGGGTGCCTGCTTGGGAGttgggaggtgaggaagaagggTGTGAACTGCAGTGGGGGCCTCATGCCAGACTCAGTGCTGATCCTGCCCACAATCTTGCCATGAACAGGCTGAGGCTGAGGAACAGCTCCGTGTACCACCACTGAACCCCCAGACCTGCCTCCTGGGCTCAGAGGAGAACCTAGCGCTTTTAACAGGAGAGAAGGCAGTGTCCCCCAGGAATGACCCAGTGTCCCCAGCCATGGCCCGGAGCAGAGACCCTGAGAAAGGTGACCATTCCAAAGAGGAGATGGCAGTGGCAGCAGATGCTGCAACCTTGGTGGATGGTAAAGGTGGGGCAGGGACTGGGCAGACAGAGCTCTAGGTTGGATTGCAAGGTTGGTGGCGGGTGGGGAGTAGAATAGCAACAGGCTGGAACTTGTACTGGGTGGTGCTGAGCTGTGGTCTCGATGTAGAGCCTGAGTCCATGGTGAACCTGGCATTTGTCAAGAATGACTCGTATGAGAAGGGGCCGGACTCAGTGGTGGTGCACGTGTACGTGAAGGAAATCCGCAGGGACACCTCTCGAGTGCTTTTCCGCGAGCAGGACTTCACGCTTATCTTCCAGACCAGGTGGGTGGGTAGGCAGACACACAGGGCAGACAGTGTGTTTCCAGCAGGACAGTGTATCTTACactcttcctcctgccctgcccctgctctgcctcTACAGGGACGGAAACTTCCTAAGACTGCACCCAGGCTGTGGGCCCCACACCATCTTCCGCTGGCAGGTGAAGCTCAGGTGGGTGGTGCCCGGCCCCACCACTGTTCCTGTCCCACCCTGGGTTCTATCTCCCTGGCCCGTCCAGCTAGATAACCCCTCCACCTAAGTTCCTGAGTTCAGCCTTTTCCTGCAGGAACCTGATTGAGCCAGAGCAGTGCGCCTTCTGCTTCACAGCCTCTCGCATCGACATTTGCCTCCGTAAGCGGCAGAGTCAGCGCTGGGGGGGCCTGGAGGCCCCTGCTGCACGAGGTCTGCACACGAGCTCCCTTCATTGCCCAGTCTTCAAGACCAGGACCCCCATCCCTTGCCGCATGCTGCTAACCACCAGCCCTCTTGTTCCCCCTTTTTAAGGTGCAGTGGGTGGTGCAAAGGTTGCAGTGCCGACAGGTCCAACCCCTCTGGATTCAACCCCACCGGgaggtgccccccaccccctgacaGGCCAGGAAGAAGCCCGAGCAGTGGAGAAGGAGAAACCCAAGGCTCGATCTGAGGACACAGGCCTGGATGGTGTGGCAGCCCGCACCCCCGTGGAGCATGTAGCCCCAAAGCCAGAGCCACACCTGGCTTCGGTAAGAATCCTGTGGTAGGGAGGGCCAAGGATGAAGGCTAGAGAGCCTCAGGGCTGCTCTCTCACGCCCCTCTTGCTCTCACAGCCCAAGCCTACGTGTATGGTGCCTCCAATGCCTCACAGCCCGGTGAGTGGAGACagtgtggaggaagaggaggaggaagagaagaaggtgTGTCTGCCGGGCTTCACTGGCCTCGTCAATCTAGGCAACACCTGCTTCATGAACAGCGTCATTCAGTCTCTGTCCAACACTCGGGAGCTGCGGGATTTCTTCCACGGTGAGAGCAGGGCCTGGAGCCCTGGGGATGGGATACCTTCCCTTGCTCATACATCTACTTGGTTGCTGTCCCTAGACCGCTCCTTTGAAGCTGAGATCAACTACAACAACCCACTGGGGACTGGTGGGCGTTTGGCCATTGGCTTTGCTGTGCTGCTCCGGGCACTGTGGAAGGGAACCCACCATGCCTTCCAGCCCTCCAAATTGAAGGTGAACTGTGGCTATTCCTACCCTTATCTGGAGAGGGCGGGAAGGGCCAGGCAGCTGGGggcatggaggtgctggggttcCATGCTCACACCTTGCTCTTGCATCCAGGCCATTGTGGCGAGCAAGGCGAGCCAGTTCACAGGCTATGCACAGCATGATGCCCAGGAGTTCATGGCTTTCCTGCTGGATGGGCTACATGAGGACCTGAACCGCATTCAGAATAAGCCCTACACGGAGACCGTGGACTCAGACGGGCGGCCTGATGAGGTCAGGGtttggggtggaggagggcaTGCACATCCCAGTCTCCGGGTCTCCTTAGTCCTCAACACTCTACTCTTCAGGTGGTAGCTGAGGAAGCCTGGCAGCGGCACAAGATGAGGAATGACTCTTTCATCGTGGACCTATTTCAGGGCCAGTACAAGTCGAAGCTGGTGTGCCCTGTGTGTGCTAAGGTGTGATGGGCTCCCCTTGGAAGGCCCCCTCGCTTGGCCTAGCTAGCCTGGTCAGATCGGGGTCAGAGGCATGTGCACTTTTAGGTGCTGCAGGGCAAGATTTGGTCAAAAAAGCTAAGGGGAAGGCCTTAGGCCCTATGTGGGCTGCAGAGGTGAGGCTGGGTAGGCTTCCTGACCGAGTTATAAGTGATGTTTGGGTGACGAAAGGTGAAGTATGGGGTATGAGCAAGATTGGAAAAGCACATGGGGTGCAGGTCAGCGGCAAATTGATAAAGTGGCTCTGCTGGGCAGGGCCTCAAGTGACGGAAACAGGGATTGTTGTCTTCTAATGGCTCTCCTGGTCCATCTAGTGTTCTCAAGTCTGAGTGTTTGCTGGTTGGCCTTGAGGACCTGAGAGCCATCCAAAGGCCTGGATTGGGCTCTCAGGGCATGAGCATCCTGCCCCCCATTCCTAGTGTGGCCACCCAGTGCCACCGGTGTATTTGCAGGTCTCCATCACTTTTGACCCATTCCTGTACCTGCCAGTCCCCTTGCCACAGAAGCAAAAGGTTCTCCCTGTCTTCTATTTTGCCCGGGAGCCCCACAGCAAGCCCATCAAGGTGAGAAGAAAGCCTGTACTTCTGGGCTATCCCAGAGACCCTGGCCCCTTCCACCATGGACTCTACTCTTGTCACCACAGTTTCTGGTGAGCATCAGCAAGGAGAACTCCAGTGCAAGTGAAGTGTTGGACTCCCTTTCGCAGAGTGTCCACGTGAAGCCTGAGAACCTGCGTCTGGCTGAGGTCTGTCTGTTCTTCCTTTGTGGACACGTGAATGTGTTTACAGCATGCAGTTTCGTGTGTATGGTCATTAGTCTCTGTACACGTATGCACAAATGTGCGTGACCCCACAGAGACAGGTGCTGTGCTATCAGTTGAGGCATGGCTGAAACCAGGCATTTGGGCTTTGCAACCAAGTTGCCCACAGTTCCCAGCTGTCATGAGGGTTTACTCTCCACCTTTTGGTGGTACTTCTGACTGCTCTTCCCTCATCAAAGGAGCTTGAGCTGCAGGACTATTTCTGCCAGCTATGGTTCTCCCTTCATTCTACTTGTCCCTCTTATTTTCCCAGGTCTGTGTGCTGGTTTTCCCCAAAGGTTCCTAGCCTGTAGCCTGGCAGTGTCCTTTTTCTCAAGGGAATAGAGGTGGGGCAGAGTCTTCTGGAATGTGGCCCCTCCATAGTCTCAGCCAGCCCACTGGTTGACACAGGGTAGAGGCCCTCGGTGTGAAGAGTTGCTGTGGTTGATAGCTGTTCCAGGCCTGGTCTTTCAGGCTCCTTGTTCCATTGGGCACTGAGGCTGGTGCCAACAGAGGCATATTCTTCTTCTGGGTTGCATTCTCTACCCTGCACCCATAGACCCAAGGTCAAGGCCAAGTTttcttgtgctttggggcaggGCTAGAGAAAGGGCTTGTCCTCACATAGGATCTATGTGTTCTGTCCCCAGGTGATTAAGAATCGCTTCCACCGTGTGTTCTTGCCCTCCCACTCACTGGACACTGTGTCCCCTTCTGACACGCTCCTCTGCTTTGAGCTGCTATCTCCAGAGTTGGCTAAGGAGCGGGTGGTGGTGCTAGAGGTGCAGCAGGTGAGTGGGGGCCGACCTGATGGCACGGGGCCCTGGTGGGAGGGGGAGCATTCCCACCTGGCCTGGCCTTGCTGAGCCAGACCACCCACCCTAGCGTCCCCAGGTGCCCAGCGTCCCCATCTCCAAGTGTGCAGCCTGCCAGCGGAAGCAGCAGTCAGAGGATGAGAAGCTGAAGCGCTGTACCCGGTGCTACCGCGTGGGCTACTGTAACCAGTGAGGATCCCCGTggcctcccccatccctcctcacCACCTTTCACTTGGCCACCCTACCTCTTCTTCGCATAAAGACCCATATGTTTTAAGCCCTCCACCCGCCACCCCACTGGACACAACCTttgggaggcagggctggcatACCCAGTTTCCAGGGCCAGATGTTAGCCCTAGCGTAGAGCTTGGGCTAAAGCCCCGTTcttgcctccctctttcctttagaCTCTGCCAGAAAACCCACTGGCCTGACCACAAGGGCCTCTGCCGCCCTGAGAACATTGGCTACCCTTTTTTGGTCAGTGTACCTGCCTCACGCCTCACTTATGCCCGTCTTGCTCAGTTGCTAGAGGGCTATGCCCGGTAAGTGCCCAGTGGTTGTGTTAAGGTGGGGTAGCTGCAGGGGCACAGGTGCCAGACAGACTGGTTTGGATTATTTTTGCTCTGCTGCTTGTCTCCAGGTACTCTGTGAGTGTGTTCCAGCCACCCTTCCAGCCTGGCCGCATGGCCTTGGAGTCCCAGGGCCCTGGTTGCACCACGCTGCTCTCTACTAGCTCATTGGAGGCTGGGGACAGTGAGAGAGACCCTATTCAGCCACCTGAGCTCCAGTTGGTGACCCCCGTGGCTGAAGGGGACACAGGGGTTCCCCGGGCATGGACATCTCCTGATCGGGGCCCTGTGCCCAGCACCAGTGGCGTTTCTTCTGAAGTGCTGGCCAGTGGGCCCATTGAAGTTGGCTCCTTGCCTGCTGGTGAGAGGATGTCCCGGCCTGAAGGTAAAAGTCTGGGGAAAGACTCTGGAGCTGGGGTAGGGGAGGTTGGGGGAAGCTTGTTTAGGCCGTGGTAGACAGGGAAGCTCTGATTATCATGTTCTCTCACAGCTGCTGTGCCTGGGTACCAACACCCAAGTGAAGCCATGAATGCCCACACACCCCagttctttatctataaaattgaCGCAACTAACCGAGAGCAGCGGCTAGAAGACAAAGGTGTCTGAGGCTGTGGGAGGGAGCCCTAGGGTGGGTTGGGCTAGCTACTCTTCACAGATGCATGACTCCCTTCCCTGCCTGTTTCCAGGAGATACCCCACTAGAGTTGGGTGATGACTGCAGCCTGGCTCTGGTCTGGCGGAACAATGAGCGCCTGCAGGAATTTGTGTTGGTAGCCTCCAAGGAGCTGGAATGTGCAGAGGATCCAGGCTCTGCCGGTGAGGCTGCCCGCGCTGGCCACTTCACTCTGGACCAGTGCCTGAACCTCTTCACGCGGCCTGAGGTGCTGGCACCTGAGGAGGCTTGGTGAGGACAGGGCAGCAGGCAagtggtggggcagggtggagtGGAGGTCTGCTGATCTTGACCCCACCTCTGTCCTCATCAGGTACTGCCCACAGTGCAAACAACACCGCGAGGCCTCCAAGCAGCTGCTGCTGTGGCGCCTGCCCAATGTGCTCATCGTGCAGCTCAAGCGCTTCTCCTTCCGTAGTTTCATCTGGCGTGACAAGATCAATGACTTGGTGGAGTTCCCTGTTCGGTGAGCGTCGGGCCCTTGTGACTGTAGTCGGGGCGTGGGGGTCAAGGTAGGCATCCTGGGCACCTGTTGACCGTCTTACCTCTCTCTGGCTGGCCCTGCAGGAACCTGGACCTGAGCAAGTTCTGCATCGGTCAGAAAGAGGAGCAGCTGCCCAGCTACGACCTGTATGCTGTCATCAACCACTATGGAGGCATGATCGGTGGCCACTATACCGCCTGTGCACGCCTGCCCAATGACCGCAGCAGCCAGCGCAGCGACGTGGGTGAGGGCGCACAGCCAGCAGGATAGGTGGTAGGGGTGGTGGTGCAGCTTATGTTCACACTCTTCCCACCTCGCTACAGGCTGGCGCTTGTTTGATGACAGCACGGTGACAACGGTAGACGAGAGCCAGGTCGTGACGCGTTATGCCTATGTACTCTTCTACCGCCGGCGGAACTCTCCTGTGGAGAGGCCCCCCCGGGCAGGTCACTCTGAGCACCACCCTGACCTAGGCCCTGCAGCTGAGTCTGCTGCCAGCCAGGTGAGGCATGGGGGAGGCTTCGCAGGCCAGTGGGGCTCAACTCACAgatgggtgggggcggggcacaACTTCCTCTCTTCCAGCCATAGACCCCCAGAACCTTGGGATTTGTGAGAGCTGCAGACAGGGTTCCCTTATAGCAGAGCCTTAGCCTGAGGGGTCCCCAGACTGTAGGGACACTTACAGAGGTCATGCACACCAACATGCTGCCATCGATGTGCCCATAGGCACCCACTTGGGATGGGCCAAGGAGCTGCTCCGAACTTCACTGGGTACAGTGCCGTGAACAGACTGTACCTGACACCCTCCCAACTTTCCCTCTGCACATCCCCCCACATGCTAGCCCACAGACCCTCACTTGTGATCGTCCCTGTTCTGATGTGCACTCTGGACAGGGCCTATCCAGCAGGCCATAGCCTAGTGTGGCTGTCACCCTCTCTGAGGTGAGCGTCTGTCCCCACTGAGCCTTCAGGATCTTCTTCATACTGACGTGGGGTGCCATAGGCCTGGTTGGTGGGCAAAGCCGCATCTCTGTTCCAGACTGGTCTCCTTGCTGCCCTCTCTTCTCTTGATCTCTCTATGCTCAGACTCAGAGAAATTGCTGAAGACAGTGGTCAAGATCTGGACATAGGTGGGAGGGTGGCACCTGGGCTTGGCAGCTCTATTCTCCATGAGCCAGTCCCTTCTGTGGGAAGCCTGGACTAAAAAACTGACCAGTTAACCCCCTCACTCCTCCCCCCCCACCAGAAGTTGCATGTCGATTGGGGAGCTTGTTGAGGTCAAAATGCTGTCAAGATTCACCTTCTGTGGTGCTCTGTCTAGACAACCCTGCAAATGGCGCACTT harbors:
- the USP19 gene encoding ubiquitin carboxyl-terminal hydrolase 19 isoform X8, encoding MEKQPRIHWWVCGKLGRKPLPWLSADELSVPCWRIWPQRVAKIAGPGRKRRSPDPDAVADPGALWLSTKRLKMSGGASATGPRRGPPGLEEATSKKKQKDRANQESKDGDPRRGGSASSPREEQTKEELLLDWRQSADEVIVKLRVGAGPLRLEEVDAAFTDTDCVVRLPGGRQWGGVFYAEIESSCTKVQARKGGLLQLSLPKKVPLLTWPSLLKKPLGTQELVPGLRCQENGQEPSPISLEPGPEPRRVKQEARNQKRAQGRGEVGAGAGPGAQAGPSAKRAVHLRRGPEGEGSRDGPGPRGDAPPFLAEPATQAEAEEQLRVPPLNPQTCLLGSEENLALLTGEKAVSPRNDPVSPAMARSRDPEKEPESMVNLAFVKNDSYEKGPDSVVVHVYVKEIRRDTSRVLFREQDFTLIFQTRDGNFLRLHPGCGPHTIFRWQVKLRNLIEPEQCAFCFTASRIDICLRKRQSQRWGGLEAPAARGAVGGAKVAVPTGPTPLDSTPPGGAPHPLTGQEEARAVEKEKPKARSEDTGLDGVAARTPVEHVAPKPEPHLASPKPTCMVPPMPHSPVSGDSVEEEEEEEKKVCLPGFTGLVNLGNTCFMNSVIQSLSNTRELRDFFHDRSFEAEINYNNPLGTGGRLAIGFAVLLRALWKGTHHAFQPSKLKAIVASKASQFTGYAQHDAQEFMAFLLDGLHEDLNRIQNKPYTETVDSDGRPDEVVAEEAWQRHKMRNDSFIVDLFQGQYKSKLVCPVCAKVSITFDPFLYLPVPLPQKQKVLPVFYFAREPHSKPIKFLVSISKENSSASEVLDSLSQSVHVKPENLRLAEVIKNRFHRVFLPSHSLDTVSPSDTLLCFELLSPELAKERVVVLEVQQRPQVPSVPISKCAACQRKQQSEDEKLKRCTRCYRVGYCNQLCQKTHWPDHKGLCRPENIGYPFLVSVPASRLTYARLAQLLEGYARYSVSVFQPPFQPGRMALESQGPGCTTLLSTSSLEAGDSERDPIQPPELQLVTPVAEGDTGVPRAWTSPDRGPVPSTSGVSSEVLASGPIEVGSLPAGERMSRPEAAVPGYQHPSEAMNAHTPQFFIYKIDATNREQRLEDKGDTPLELGDDCSLALVWRNNERLQEFVLVASKELECAEDPGSAGEAARAGHFTLDQCLNLFTRPEVLAPEEAWYCPQCKQHREASKQLLLWRLPNVLIVQLKRFSFRSFIWRDKINDLVEFPVRNLDLSKFCIGQKEEQLPSYDLYAVINHYGGMIGGHYTACARLPNDRSSQRSDVGWRLFDDSTVTTVDESQVVTRYAYVLFYRRRNSPVERPPRAGHSEHHPDLGPAAESAASQGLGPGQAPEVAPTRTAPERFAPPVDRPAPTYSNMEEVD
- the USP19 gene encoding ubiquitin carboxyl-terminal hydrolase 19 isoform X9, with amino-acid sequence MEKQPRIHWWVCGKLGRKPLPWLSADELSVPCWRIWPQRVAKIAGPGRKRRSPDPDAVADPGALWLSTKRLKMSGGASATGPRRGPPGLEEATSKKKQKDRANQESKDGDPRRGGSASSPREEQTKEELLLDWRQSADEVIVKLRVGAGPLRLEEVDAAFTDTDCVVRLPGGRQWGGVFYAEIESSCTKVQARKGGLLQLSLPKKVPLLTWPSLLKKPLGTQELVPGLRCQENGQEPSPISLEPGPEPRRVKQEARNQKRAQGRGEVGAGAGPGAQAGPSAKRAVHLRRGPEGEGSRDGPGPRGDAPPFLAEPATQAEAEEQLRVPPLNPQTCLLGSEENLALLTGEKAVSPRNDPVSPAMARSRDPEKEPESMVNLAFVKNDSYEKGPDSVVVHVYVKEIRRDTSRVLFREQDFTLIFQTRDGNFLRLHPGCGPHTIFRWQVKLRNLIEPEQCAFCFTASRIDICLRKRQSQRWGGLEAPAARVGGAKVAVPTGPTPLDSTPPGGAPHPLTGQEEARAVEKEKPKARSEDTGLDGVAARTPVEHVAPKPEPHLASPKPTCMVPPMPHSPVSGDSVEEEEEEEKKVCLPGFTGLVNLGNTCFMNSVIQSLSNTRELRDFFHDRSFEAEINYNNPLGTGGRLAIGFAVLLRALWKGTHHAFQPSKLKAIVASKASQFTGYAQHDAQEFMAFLLDGLHEDLNRIQNKPYTETVDSDGRPDEVVAEEAWQRHKMRNDSFIVDLFQGQYKSKLVCPVCAKVSITFDPFLYLPVPLPQKQKVLPVFYFAREPHSKPIKFLVSISKENSSASEVLDSLSQSVHVKPENLRLAEVIKNRFHRVFLPSHSLDTVSPSDTLLCFELLSPELAKERVVVLEVQQRPQVPSVPISKCAACQRKQQSEDEKLKRCTRCYRVGYCNQLCQKTHWPDHKGLCRPENIGYPFLVSVPASRLTYARLAQLLEGYARYSVSVFQPPFQPGRMALESQGPGCTTLLSTSSLEAGDSERDPIQPPELQLVTPVAEGDTGVPRAWTSPDRGPVPSTSGVSSEVLASGPIEVGSLPAGERMSRPEAAVPGYQHPSEAMNAHTPQFFIYKIDATNREQRLEDKGDTPLELGDDCSLALVWRNNERLQEFVLVASKELECAEDPGSAGEAARAGHFTLDQCLNLFTRPEVLAPEEAWYCPQCKQHREASKQLLLWRLPNVLIVQLKRFSFRSFIWRDKINDLVEFPVRNLDLSKFCIGQKEEQLPSYDLYAVINHYGGMIGGHYTACARLPNDRSSQRSDVGWRLFDDSTVTTVDESQVVTRYAYVLFYRRRNSPVERPPRAGHSEHHPDLGPAAESAASQGLGPGQAPEVAPTRTAPERFAPPVDRPAPTYSNMEEVD